One Acyrthosiphon pisum isolate AL4f unplaced genomic scaffold, pea_aphid_22Mar2018_4r6ur Scaffold_20724;HRSCAF=21943, whole genome shotgun sequence genomic region harbors:
- the LOC100575913 gene encoding chymotrypsin-like elastase family member 2A, with amino-acid sequence MKNIIILLLSIIAACSFEQNSTNYKGLISNGVQYDPKEFPYVTTILLFEDNGANYSVCTGSLITKYFVITATHCLLDKTIKLIRVYAGPMANSKYHKVKQVYIHKDFRLSNPSEGSDVGLIKVSV; translated from the exons atgaaaaatattataattttattactgtcGATTATAGCGGCATGTTCGTTTGAACAAAATTCGACTAATTACAAAGGACTTATATCTAATGGCGTTCAATATGATCCTAAAGAATTTCCATACGTAACGACTATTCTATTATTTGAGGACAATGGGGCAAATTATAGTGTCTGCACAGGATcattgataacaaaatatttcgttataaCCGCTACTCACTGTCTTCTCGATAAAACGATTAAGTTAATACGA gtatatgctGGACCAATGGCTAATTCTAAATATCACAAGGTAAAACAAGTGTACATACATAAAGACTTTCGATTAAGTAACCCTAGTGAAGGTTCAGACGTAGGTCTGATAAAAGTAAGCGTatag